The sequence GCTGAAATGATTTTACGTATTGATGATATGATTGCAGCTAAAAATGCATTAACTTCAACTGGACCTGATGAATCTGGTAATGATGATAGTGGTATGCCTCCAATGCCTGGAATGGGTGGTATGCCTCCAATGATGTAATTTTAGTTACATCATTTATTTTTTTTATTATTTTCATATTGAATTACAAATACTAATTTTTAATTATAAGGAGTAGTTATTTTGAAATTAAAATTATCATTTTTTGCATTTTTATTTGTAATTTTATTATTTTCAATTAATGTAATCACAGCCGGTGATGTAGACAATAATACTATTTCTAATCAATCTTTAGACAATCCCATATTAATTAATGAAAGTGAAAATTTAACAAGTGTTTTTAGTGAACCTATTAAAAACTATACTATTGAAGCAAATGATTTAACTATTTATTACAAAAGTAAAACTCCTTTTAAAATTAGTTTAAAAGATTCTAATGCATCAGGAATTGCAAATAAATCTATAACTATTATTATTGCTGGTAAAAACTATGTGAAAACCACTGATAAAGATGGAGTAGTTAAGTTTAAAATTTCATTTAAACCAGGTAATTACTTGGTTAAGGTTGTTTATAATGATAATAGAAGTGTAAAAACCACAGCAATTGTTAAAGTACTTACAACTGTTAAAGCTAATGATTTATATAAAGTATATAAAGATCCTAAAAAATTTACAGCACAATTTTTAAAAGCAAATGGAAATCCATTAGCTAATAAATATGTTAAATTTAAAATAAATGGCAAAACATACAAAGTAAAAACAAATTCAAAAGGTTTAGCTACATTAAAAATAAATCTGAAAAAGGGATCATATAAAATATTTTCATATAATGCAGATAAGTTATCTAAAGTTAATAAAATTAAGGTTTATTCAAAATCATCAACAAAAATTAAAACAGATACTTATACTTTTTTAACATCACAAAAAAAAGTCATAAAGGTTACACTAAATAATAAATTTGCATATGGGGTTGGAGCTAAGATTATAAAAATTAAAATAAATAGCAAATCTTACTCTAAAAAAACTAATTCAAAAGGAATTGCTTATTTCAAATTACCTAAATTAAATAAAGGACATTATACGGTTAAATATACTTTTAAAGGCGAAGGTGCTTATTTAAAATCCTCAACTTCAAATAAAGTCATCATAATTCCATCAAAAGTATCTAAAATTTCAATTATAAGTAAAACTAATTTTGGTCACGGTGCTAAAACTCCATTTAAATTACAATTAAAAGCTGGTGGGATTAATTTATACAAGAAAACTATTAACATAAAGCTCAACAATAAAAGATATGATTTAATAACAAATAATCATGGAATAGTTTCTCTTCCAATTAATGATTTAAATGTAGGTGATTATAATCTTACTTATCTATTTAAAGGAGATTCAAAAATTAATCCTATTAATGGTGAGGTTATAATACATGTAAAGGAGAGAATCAATACTAATATTCATTGGAGTTCTACTGTGGAGTTTTCTCATGGATTACAAATTTATAAAATTTTCTTAAATACTTCTAATTCAAGTAATGTGGCAGGTAAAACTATTAAGGTATTTGTTGATGGTGAAAGTTTCACTGCCAAAACAAATAGTCAAGGTTATGCAAATATTTATGCACATACAAGTGTTGGAGTGCATAAAGTTAAATTTAGTTTTAGTGGAGATGATGAGTTTAATCCTTCACAATCCATGAAAAATATTAAAGTTAATAAAAAGACAATTAAAGGGTGTGGCTATTGGCTTTTTGGATGTGATATGAATAAAGTTAGTTTATCTAAGTTAGCTTCAAAAGGAACTAAAGATATTTTCTTAAACTCTAAAGCATTTTCTCTTTATGGAAAATCCAAAGTTATTTCATGGATTAAAAATGCAAATAAAAAAGGAATTAGAGTTCATATTTGGATGCAAGCTTTTT is a genomic window of Methanobrevibacter oralis containing:
- a CDS encoding putative glycoside hydrolase, translated to MKLKLSFFAFLFVILLFSINVITAGDVDNNTISNQSLDNPILINESENLTSVFSEPIKNYTIEANDLTIYYKSKTPFKISLKDSNASGIANKSITIIIAGKNYVKTTDKDGVVKFKISFKPGNYLVKVVYNDNRSVKTTAIVKVLTTVKANDLYKVYKDPKKFTAQFLKANGNPLANKYVKFKINGKTYKVKTNSKGLATLKINLKKGSYKIFSYNADKLSKVNKIKVYSKSSTKIKTDTYTFLTSQKKVIKVTLNNKFAYGVGAKIIKIKINSKSYSKKTNSKGIAYFKLPKLNKGHYTVKYTFKGEGAYLKSSTSNKVIIIPSKVSKISIISKTNFGHGAKTPFKLQLKAGGINLYKKTINIKLNNKRYDLITNNHGIVSLPINDLNVGDYNLTYLFKGDSKINPINGEVIIHVKERINTNIHWSSTVEFSHGLQIYKIFLNTSNSSNVAGKTIKVFVDGESFTAKTNSQGYANIYAHTSVGVHKVKFSFSGDDEFNPSQSMKNIKVNKKTIKGCGYWLFGCDMNKVSLSKLASKGTKDIFLNSKAFSLYGKSKVISWIKNANKKGIRVHIWMQAFYKGKWISPLSSSSPNQALFNKITKEAKSYASINCVAGVHFDYLRYPGNAYKHNGGIEAINKFVRQVTTEIHKTNSKCIVSAAIMPETSSNKYYYGQDMEVLGRYLDVVIPMIYKGNYGKNSKWITTTAKYFVKNSKGANIWGGIQSYYSDNNVKKLPIKSLTADCKATTNSGASGVVVFRWGITNFIDLSKFL